The following are encoded together in the Citrobacter arsenatis genome:
- a CDS encoding PglL family O-oligosaccharyltransferase — translation MMNVLNRIAPLPAQKLLLGISLFFWCGTMHLYWQNNGGSGLSLPLNIMSWIYAVVLAAGASVLVPRQRWRITVPATGFTMGALILTLLCLLTPGVWQFEALLVAGALLGGVIVYLVAVQIPLAARSLTALLALLWGASAIECLAFVYQYWHLPGVEYWEFAWRRGTRPYGIFQQVNLLASFTACGVLLSVPLFLRLRDGYRIVIGMGLVLMGFVLHESQSQTGYLSVAVGEALLLLVFPAQRRTLLLLLLPLALGMATGAAARHFLSVATVDHLTTSHVRWTVLKTSLALFAERPWTGWGVGSFAAVFLERAGPLGLSSISHPHNELVLWLVEGGLVGLAGGLCFIASGFWLWLRGNRWRRACLVAALPVVIHMLTEYPVRQSTPHWLLLILLLRCADSPLKGVCMTLTSTSLIRGLALISFLVFTPLLLLSLRTQQQLTLAERQSAQWRLAEQLPVGGWLLATRYRFDVQMGYLQRYQRTRDARWLEAVRRWAPDYVRIHPDPNVSFTQILLALQQRDQVEAHRLAMRFYQAYPNDRRIPWLQDARRPFNQNME, via the coding sequence ATGATGAACGTACTGAATCGCATTGCGCCGCTGCCTGCGCAGAAATTATTGCTCGGTATTAGTCTGTTTTTCTGGTGCGGGACAATGCATCTCTACTGGCAGAATAACGGCGGCAGTGGTCTGTCGTTGCCGCTTAATATCATGAGCTGGATCTACGCCGTTGTGCTGGCTGCTGGCGCATCAGTGCTGGTTCCTCGCCAACGCTGGCGCATCACTGTACCAGCCACGGGGTTTACGATGGGCGCGCTCATCCTGACGCTGCTTTGTCTGCTGACGCCTGGCGTCTGGCAGTTCGAGGCGCTGCTGGTCGCGGGAGCCTTACTGGGAGGCGTGATCGTCTATCTGGTGGCGGTGCAAATTCCGCTTGCGGCACGCTCCCTGACGGCACTGCTGGCCCTGCTATGGGGTGCAAGCGCCATCGAATGTCTGGCGTTTGTGTACCAGTACTGGCATTTGCCGGGCGTTGAGTACTGGGAGTTTGCCTGGCGACGCGGCACGCGGCCCTACGGGATTTTTCAGCAGGTCAATCTGCTGGCCAGCTTCACGGCCTGCGGCGTGCTGCTGTCAGTACCGCTCTTTTTACGGCTACGCGACGGGTATCGAATTGTCATTGGGATGGGCCTGGTGTTGATGGGATTTGTACTGCATGAATCCCAGTCGCAAACCGGTTATCTGTCTGTGGCGGTCGGTGAAGCGCTGCTGCTGCTGGTTTTCCCGGCGCAGCGCCGTACGCTGCTGCTACTTCTCCTGCCGTTAGCGTTAGGTATGGCGACAGGCGCAGCCGCTCGCCATTTTTTGTCCGTTGCCACGGTAGATCATTTAACGACTTCCCATGTGCGCTGGACGGTGCTGAAAACGTCACTGGCATTATTTGCCGAACGCCCGTGGACGGGGTGGGGCGTGGGCAGTTTTGCCGCCGTGTTTCTCGAACGCGCGGGGCCGTTGGGGTTGAGCAGCATTTCGCATCCGCACAACGAACTGGTGCTATGGCTGGTGGAAGGCGGCCTGGTTGGGCTGGCGGGGGGACTGTGCTTTATTGCGAGTGGTTTCTGGCTCTGGCTACGCGGAAATCGCTGGCGTCGCGCCTGCCTGGTGGCGGCGCTGCCGGTGGTGATTCATATGTTGACGGAATATCCCGTCAGGCAATCGACGCCACACTGGTTGCTGCTGATCCTGCTGCTTCGTTGTGCAGACAGCCCGCTAAAAGGGGTTTGCATGACGCTCACCTCGACATCGCTGATCCGTGGGCTGGCATTGATCTCGTTTTTGGTTTTCACGCCATTGTTGCTTCTCTCGCTGCGCACGCAACAACAACTGACGCTGGCGGAGCGGCAGTCAGCACAGTGGCGTCTGGCCGAACAGCTTCCAGTGGGAGGCTGGCTTCTTGCCACTCGCTATCGGTTTGATGTCCAGATGGGGTATCTGCAACGCTATCAGCGTACCCGGGATGCTCGTTGGCTGGAAGCGGTTCGTCGCTGGGCGCCTGACTATGTGCGTATTCACCCGGATCCGAACGTCTCCTTCACGCAAATCTTACTGGCGTTACAGCAGCGCGACCAGGTCGAGGCGCATCGTCTGGCGATGCGTTTTTACCAGGCATACCCGAACGATCGCCGTATCCCGTGGCTGCAGGATGCACGACGTCCTTTTAATCAAAACATGGAATGA
- the fadE gene encoding acyl-CoA dehydrogenase FadE, with the protein MMILSIIATVVLLSVLFYHRVSLFLSSLILLAWTAALGVAGLWSVWLLVPLAIILVPFNFTPMRKSMISAPVFRGFRKVMPPMSRTEKEAIDAGTTWWEGDLFQGKPDWKKLHNYPQPHLTAEEQAFIDGPVEEACRMANDFQITHELADLPPELWAYLKEHRFFAMIIKKEYGGLEFSAYAQARVLQKLSGVSGILAITVGVPNSLGPGELLQHYGTEEQKNHYLPRLARGQEIPCFALTSPEAGSDAGAIPDTGVVCMGDWQGQQVLGMRLTWNKRYITLAPIATVLGLAFKLSDPEKLLGGEEDLGITCALIPTSTPGVQIGRRHFPLNVPFQNGPTLGKDVFVPIDYIIGGPKMAGQGWRMLVECLSVGRGITLPSNSTGGVKSVAMATGAYAHIRRQFKISIGKMEGIEEPLARIAGNAYVMDAAASLITYGIMLGEKPAVLSAIVKYHCTHRGQQSIIDAMDITGGKGIMLGESNFLARAYQGAPIAITVEGANILTRSMMIFGQGAIRCHPYVLEEMAAAQSNDVNAFDKLLFKHIGHVGSNKVRSFWLGLTRGLTSSTPTGDATKRYYQHLNRLSANLALLSDVSMAVLGGSLKRRERISARLGDVLSQLYLASAVLKRYDDEGRNEADLPLVHWGVQDALYKAEQAMDDLLKNFPNRLVAGLLNVVIFPTGRHYHAPSDKLDHKVAKILQVPSATRSRLGRGQYLTPSEHNPVGLLEEALLDVIAADPIHQRICKELGKNLPFTRLDELAHNALAKGLIDKDEAAILVKAEASRLRSINVDDFDPEELATKPVKLPEKVRKVEAA; encoded by the coding sequence ATGATGATTTTGAGTATTATCGCTACGGTTGTTCTGCTCAGCGTTCTGTTTTATCACCGCGTGAGCTTATTCCTCAGCAGCTTAATTTTGCTCGCCTGGACGGCTGCGCTTGGCGTAGCTGGCCTGTGGTCAGTCTGGCTGCTGGTTCCTCTGGCCATTATCCTCGTACCGTTTAACTTTACGCCGATGCGCAAATCCATGATCTCTGCGCCGGTGTTCCGCGGTTTCCGTAAAGTCATGCCGCCGATGTCGCGCACCGAGAAAGAAGCGATTGATGCCGGTACGACCTGGTGGGAAGGCGACCTGTTCCAGGGTAAGCCAGACTGGAAAAAACTGCATAACTATCCTCAGCCGCATCTGACAGCTGAAGAACAAGCGTTTATTGATGGCCCGGTGGAAGAAGCGTGCCGCATGGCGAACGACTTCCAGATAACCCATGAACTCGCGGATCTGCCCCCGGAACTGTGGGCGTATCTGAAAGAACACCGCTTCTTCGCGATGATCATTAAGAAAGAGTACGGCGGGCTGGAATTCTCCGCCTATGCACAGGCTCGCGTTCTGCAGAAACTCTCCGGCGTTTCCGGGATCCTGGCGATCACCGTTGGTGTACCTAACTCATTAGGCCCAGGCGAACTGCTGCAACATTACGGCACCGAAGAGCAGAAGAATCATTACCTGCCCCGTCTGGCGCGTGGTCAGGAGATCCCATGCTTTGCTCTGACCAGCCCGGAAGCAGGCTCCGATGCAGGCGCAATCCCTGATACCGGCGTGGTTTGTATGGGCGACTGGCAGGGCCAGCAGGTGCTGGGGATGCGCCTGACCTGGAACAAACGTTATATTACGCTGGCCCCTATCGCTACCGTACTGGGCCTGGCATTCAAACTCTCCGACCCGGAAAAACTGCTGGGTGGTGAAGAAGATCTCGGCATTACCTGTGCGCTGATCCCAACCTCAACGCCGGGTGTACAAATTGGACGTCGTCACTTCCCGCTGAACGTGCCGTTCCAGAACGGTCCGACGCTGGGCAAAGATGTTTTTGTACCGATTGATTACATCATTGGTGGTCCGAAAATGGCCGGTCAGGGCTGGCGCATGCTGGTGGAATGTCTGTCCGTGGGACGCGGTATTACCCTGCCGTCTAACTCGACGGGCGGTGTGAAATCGGTCGCGATGGCAACCGGTGCGTATGCGCACATTCGTCGCCAATTCAAAATCTCTATCGGCAAGATGGAAGGTATCGAAGAGCCGCTGGCGCGTATTGCGGGTAACGCCTACGTGATGGATGCTGCGGCGTCGCTGATTACCTACGGGATAATGCTGGGCGAAAAACCGGCGGTGCTGTCGGCTATCGTGAAGTATCACTGTACCCACCGTGGGCAGCAGTCAATCATCGATGCTATGGATATCACTGGCGGTAAAGGCATTATGCTTGGCGAAAGCAACTTCCTTGCCCGTGCCTACCAGGGTGCGCCAATCGCTATTACCGTTGAAGGCGCCAACATTCTGACCCGTAGCATGATGATCTTTGGTCAGGGTGCGATTCGCTGCCATCCGTACGTTCTGGAAGAGATGGCTGCAGCGCAGAGTAACGATGTGAATGCGTTCGACAAGCTGCTGTTCAAACACATCGGTCACGTCGGCAGTAACAAAGTGCGCAGCTTCTGGCTTGGCCTGACGCGTGGCTTAACCAGCAGCACGCCAACCGGCGATGCGACCAAACGTTACTACCAGCACCTGAACCGTCTGAGCGCCAACCTGGCACTGCTTTCAGATGTGTCCATGGCCGTACTGGGCGGTAGCCTGAAGCGTCGTGAACGTATCTCCGCGCGTCTGGGCGATGTGTTAAGCCAGCTGTATCTGGCCTCTGCGGTTCTGAAACGTTATGACGATGAAGGCCGTAATGAAGCGGATCTGCCGTTGGTTCACTGGGGCGTTCAGGATGCGTTGTACAAAGCGGAACAGGCAATGGACGATCTGCTGAAAAACTTCCCGAACCGTCTGGTCGCAGGCTTGCTGAACGTGGTTATCTTCCCGACCGGTCGCCACTACCATGCACCGTCTGACAAGCTGGATCATAAAGTCGCGAAGATTTTGCAGGTTCCAAGCGCCACCCGTTCTCGCCTTGGTCGTGGTCAATACCTGACGCCAAGCGAGCATAACCCGGTTGGTTTGCTGGAAGAGGCGCTGCTGGACGTGATTGCAGCCGACCCTATCCACCAGCGGATCTGCAAAGAGCTGGGTAAAAACCTGCCATTTACCCGTCTCGACGAACTGGCGCACAATGCGCTGGCGAAAGGGCTGATTGATAAAGATGAAGCCGCGATTTTGGTGAAAGCCGAAGCGAGCCGCCTGCGCAGTATCAACGTGGATGACTTTGACCCCGAGGAGCTGGCGACTAAGCCGGTAAAGCTGCCAGAGAAGGTGCGTAAAGTCGAAGCCGCATAA
- a CDS encoding fimbrial protein, translating to MSVLRKTLLWVVLAGSPLAGQAFTLGEGEPQGGSPHQYDIELSSLDVSKNHEGGRTDPFTWNLGSWYVVDFHCEQADISRQPIYYTTTTTMPPSNQGANRFRLNEYLDVEVQVWVAGRYNNYVQAPFTNFSNRYNDHSCKKRKGYERATNIESGSKGKVTFIVTKPIINGINITSQSLVEVAGRLGNAGPTPTTPISRVVIKSGLITVPDKCTFNRGDKISIEFGDLPGSAARLNGTNYSKSIPIHVVCEGGSFDQGALNINLGVQTTTASGTAGFNGNLLGTLSGGQKRDDLGIMLKDESGGTVVPNQFYNVKGFYQNQGDWNLTAAPVAKPGVGSVKEGEFEASATVVAQFQ from the coding sequence ATGAGCGTATTGCGTAAAACGCTGCTGTGGGTCGTCCTGGCTGGCTCTCCGTTGGCCGGGCAGGCATTTACTCTGGGGGAGGGTGAACCGCAGGGCGGATCGCCGCATCAGTACGATATTGAACTGAGCTCACTGGATGTCAGTAAAAACCACGAGGGCGGCAGAACAGATCCGTTCACCTGGAATCTGGGGAGTTGGTATGTGGTGGATTTTCACTGCGAGCAGGCAGATATCTCCCGACAACCGATTTACTACACCACCACGACCACCATGCCGCCTTCCAATCAGGGGGCGAACCGTTTTCGCCTAAACGAGTATCTGGATGTGGAAGTACAGGTGTGGGTTGCCGGGCGTTATAACAACTACGTCCAGGCACCATTTACCAATTTTTCAAATCGCTACAACGACCATAGCTGCAAAAAGCGCAAAGGCTACGAGCGGGCTACCAACATAGAAAGCGGTTCGAAAGGGAAAGTGACGTTTATTGTCACTAAACCCATTATTAACGGTATCAATATTACCTCCCAGTCTCTGGTGGAGGTTGCTGGTCGTTTAGGGAATGCAGGTCCTACGCCGACCACGCCAATTTCCCGCGTGGTGATTAAATCTGGACTGATTACCGTACCGGACAAATGTACCTTCAACCGGGGAGACAAAATCAGCATTGAGTTTGGCGATCTGCCTGGATCCGCTGCCAGGCTCAACGGCACCAACTACAGCAAGTCGATCCCGATACATGTGGTCTGCGAAGGCGGCAGCTTCGATCAGGGCGCGCTGAACATTAATCTTGGCGTGCAAACGACCACGGCGTCAGGCACGGCTGGGTTTAACGGTAATCTGCTCGGCACGCTGAGCGGCGGACAAAAACGCGACGATCTCGGCATTATGCTTAAAGACGAGAGCGGCGGCACCGTCGTGCCCAATCAATTCTACAACGTGAAGGGTTTTTACCAGAATCAGGGAGACTGGAATCTCACCGCTGCACCGGTGGCAAAGCCAGGGGTGGGAAGCGTTAAGGAAGGTGAGTTTGAAGCCTCTGCCACCGTTGTCGCGCAGTTTCAGTAG
- the lpcA gene encoding D-sedoheptulose 7-phosphate isomerase encodes MYQDLIRNELSEAAETLANFLKDDANIHAIQRAAVLLADSFKAGGKVLSCGNGGSHCDAMHFAEELTGRYRENRPGYPAIAISDVSHISCVSNDFGYDYVFSRYVEAVGRAGDVLLGISTSGNSGNVIKAIAAAREKGMKVITLTGKDGGKMAGSADIEIRVPHFGYADRIQEIHIKVIHILIQLIEKEMVK; translated from the coding sequence ATGTACCAGGATCTTATTCGTAACGAACTGAGCGAAGCGGCGGAAACGCTGGCTAATTTTCTTAAAGATGACGCCAATATTCACGCCATTCAGCGCGCGGCGGTTCTGTTGGCAGACAGCTTTAAAGCCGGCGGTAAGGTACTTTCTTGCGGTAACGGTGGTTCCCATTGCGATGCGATGCACTTCGCCGAAGAGCTGACCGGACGCTATCGCGAAAACCGCCCTGGCTACCCGGCGATCGCTATTTCTGACGTCAGCCATATTTCCTGCGTCAGTAACGATTTCGGTTACGATTATGTGTTCTCCCGCTACGTTGAAGCCGTGGGCCGCGCGGGCGATGTCCTGTTAGGCATTTCTACTTCGGGTAACTCTGGTAACGTAATTAAAGCGATTGCCGCAGCGCGCGAGAAAGGGATGAAAGTTATCACCCTGACCGGGAAAGATGGCGGCAAAATGGCGGGCAGCGCAGATATCGAAATTCGCGTGCCGCACTTTGGCTACGCTGACCGTATTCAGGAAATTCATATCAAAGTGATCCATATCCTGATTCAGCTGATCGAAAAGGAGATGGTTAAATAA
- a CDS encoding fimbrial biogenesis chaperone: MNFVMNNQAFYSVQRWLKPVVCSLLFIAGINASWAGIALDRTRMIITGDARSVSANLTNTSPSIPFLAQSWVEDANGTKITSPLMVLPPLQRINGGQKGIARVTKTSGIAALPQDRESLFYLNVREIPPKPDKPNVLQLAMQSRIKLFYRPTAIVPETPGAVWQNQLVFHKQGQRWSVDNPTPYFVTLIGLSRKPEAQGGGRLTDFPGVMVSPKSSLDFSVTDGSVSQFSMMYVNDFGGHPELKFSCTGNVCKALPMEQQPR, from the coding sequence ATGAATTTTGTCATGAATAATCAAGCTTTTTACTCCGTACAGCGTTGGCTGAAACCCGTGGTCTGCAGCCTGCTTTTTATTGCCGGGATCAACGCCTCATGGGCGGGTATCGCGCTCGACCGTACCCGCATGATCATTACCGGTGATGCGCGCTCTGTCAGTGCGAACTTAACCAATACCAGTCCGAGCATTCCATTCCTGGCTCAGTCGTGGGTGGAAGACGCCAACGGAACAAAAATTACCTCGCCGCTAATGGTCTTGCCGCCGCTGCAACGGATTAACGGTGGACAAAAAGGTATTGCCCGCGTGACGAAAACCAGCGGCATTGCCGCCCTGCCGCAGGATCGCGAGAGCCTGTTCTACCTGAATGTGCGCGAAATCCCGCCCAAGCCGGATAAGCCGAACGTGCTGCAACTGGCGATGCAGTCGCGCATCAAATTGTTCTACCGTCCAACCGCCATCGTGCCAGAAACACCGGGTGCCGTGTGGCAAAACCAACTGGTCTTTCACAAGCAGGGTCAGCGCTGGAGTGTGGATAACCCAACGCCGTACTTCGTTACCTTAATCGGCTTAAGCCGCAAACCAGAAGCGCAGGGCGGCGGCAGACTGACTGATTTCCCTGGGGTTATGGTTTCACCAAAATCCTCTCTCGATTTCAGCGTGACCGACGGCAGCGTTAGCCAGTTCAGCATGATGTATGTGAACGATTTTGGCGGTCATCCCGAACTGAAATTCAGCTGCACAGGCAATGTATGTAAAGCATTGCCGATGGAGCAACAGCCCCGGTAA
- a CDS encoding amidohydrolase translates to MPGLKITLLQQPLIWMDGPANLRHFDRQLETVSGRDVIVLPEMFTSGFAMEAASKSLSQDEVVSWMRAKAQQMNALIAGSAALQSERGPVNRFLLVEPEGHVHFYDKRHLFRMADEHQHYQAGDARVIFEWRGWRILPLVCYDLRFPVWSRNRNDYDLALYVANWPAPRSLHWQVLLTARAIENQAYVAGCNRVGTDGNGHHYRGDSRVINPQGEIIATAEPHQATRIDAELSLSALREYREKFPAWQDADTFTL, encoded by the coding sequence GTGCCTGGTTTGAAAATTACTCTGCTGCAACAACCGCTGATCTGGATGGATGGCCCGGCTAATCTGCGCCATTTCGACCGCCAACTGGAAACCGTCTCCGGACGTGATGTCATCGTGTTGCCCGAGATGTTTACCAGCGGATTTGCCATGGAAGCGGCGAGCAAATCGCTGTCGCAGGATGAGGTCGTAAGCTGGATGCGCGCAAAAGCGCAACAGATGAACGCCCTTATCGCGGGCAGCGCCGCTCTCCAGTCTGAACGCGGCCCGGTCAACCGCTTTTTACTGGTCGAACCCGAAGGTCATGTCCATTTCTATGACAAGCGTCATCTGTTCCGCATGGCGGATGAGCATCAGCATTACCAGGCGGGTGACGCACGGGTGATTTTTGAATGGCGCGGCTGGCGTATTTTGCCGCTGGTCTGTTATGACCTGCGTTTTCCTGTGTGGTCGCGCAATCGCAACGATTACGACCTGGCATTGTATGTTGCCAACTGGCCAGCGCCGCGTTCGCTGCACTGGCAGGTTCTGCTCACCGCACGGGCGATTGAGAATCAGGCTTATGTAGCAGGATGTAACCGCGTGGGGACTGACGGCAACGGCCATCATTATCGCGGTGACAGCCGGGTGATTAATCCGCAGGGTGAGATTATTGCCACCGCCGAGCCGCATCAGGCCACACGCATTGATGCAGAACTGTCACTCTCGGCGCTGCGCGAGTATCGCGAGAAGTTTCCCGCCTGGCAAGACGCCGACACATTCACGCTATAA
- a CDS encoding Spy/CpxP family protein refolding chaperone: MKNFLRMTLLAVTVAGASFSTLAANVSNVPAPAQDPVVQHLKLSTDQVAQIKKLHQQLETNVSQISVKDVKDGALIDVIKSGKWDEAAVKKQLSAFSNIEQQARYYRVKYYFDLSKVLTPEQRQQVQKDIAQTLSE, translated from the coding sequence ATGAAGAACTTCTTACGCATGACTTTGCTGGCAGTTACCGTGGCTGGCGCTTCTTTTAGCACACTTGCAGCAAACGTATCTAATGTACCTGCTCCCGCCCAGGACCCGGTAGTTCAGCACCTGAAGCTGAGCACTGACCAGGTTGCGCAGATTAAAAAACTGCACCAGCAGCTTGAAACCAACGTTAGCCAGATTTCGGTGAAGGATGTCAAAGACGGCGCGTTGATTGACGTCATCAAGTCCGGGAAATGGGACGAAGCAGCGGTCAAGAAACAGCTTTCCGCGTTCAGCAACATCGAACAGCAGGCGCGTTATTACCGCGTGAAATACTATTTTGATCTGAGCAAAGTGTTGACCCCAGAACAGCGCCAGCAGGTACAAAAAGATATCGCACAGACGCTAAGCGAGTAA
- a CDS encoding EAL domain-containing protein, whose translation MNRLSEQARNVPELPRNAELLRITGIRLQRIHFFDDASLDVCEVLSQVRTPLPLDLFFKHLSITAKQQLFQWQMRRVLALSGSYSLNLSVRMLTCLSWISQLTRHAHQGRIVIEIQDPGTMMRLDKAEQQAVCIAVKTLVRHGFRVWLDDVSPELFFVWRLSGIRFDAIKIESGMFHQFRTSEWQLRVLVNQFRALGERVVVEGVETPQDYAICRMSGADAVQGFLFEQEVLPKSLNQC comes from the coding sequence ATGAACAGACTCAGCGAACAGGCCCGCAATGTCCCAGAGCTTCCCCGCAACGCAGAACTGCTGCGGATCACCGGGATCCGTTTGCAGCGTATCCATTTTTTTGATGATGCCTCGCTGGATGTCTGTGAGGTGTTGAGTCAGGTACGCACGCCGCTACCACTGGATCTTTTTTTCAAGCATCTATCCATCACGGCAAAACAGCAGCTCTTCCAGTGGCAAATGCGGCGTGTACTGGCACTCTCAGGAAGCTATTCGCTGAACTTGTCGGTCAGGATGCTAACCTGCCTGTCATGGATTTCGCAGCTCACCCGGCATGCACATCAGGGGCGGATTGTTATCGAAATTCAGGACCCGGGGACCATGATGCGTCTGGATAAGGCAGAACAGCAGGCCGTATGCATTGCCGTAAAAACTTTGGTACGTCACGGGTTTCGCGTGTGGCTGGATGATGTTTCGCCCGAGCTGTTTTTTGTCTGGCGGCTGTCTGGTATCCGTTTCGATGCCATCAAAATTGAAAGCGGAATGTTTCATCAGTTCAGGACATCGGAGTGGCAGTTAAGGGTGCTGGTGAATCAATTTCGCGCGCTGGGAGAGCGGGTTGTTGTTGAAGGGGTGGAAACGCCGCAGGATTATGCCATTTGCCGTATGAGCGGCGCAGATGCGGTGCAGGGTTTTCTGTTTGAGCAGGAAGTCTTACCAAAAAGCCTGAATCAGTGCTGA
- a CDS encoding class II glutamine amidotransferase encodes MCELLGMSANVPTDICFSFTGLVQRGGGTGPHKDGWGITFYEGKGCRTFKDPQPSFNSPIAKLVQDYPIKSCSVIAHIRQANRGEVALENTHPFTRELWGRNWTYAHNGQLSGYKSLATGNFRPVGETDSEKAFCWLLHKLTERYPRTPGNMTAVFKYIAMLAGELREKGVFNMLLSDGRYVMAFCSTNLFWITRRAPFGVATLLDQDVEIDFSSETTPNDVVTVIATQPLTGNETWQKIMPGEWALFCLGERVV; translated from the coding sequence ATGTGCGAACTGCTCGGGATGAGCGCCAATGTGCCAACCGATATCTGCTTTAGCTTCACCGGGCTGGTTCAGCGCGGCGGAGGTACCGGGCCGCACAAGGACGGCTGGGGTATTACGTTTTATGAAGGTAAGGGCTGCCGTACGTTTAAAGATCCGCAACCCAGCTTTAACTCGCCTATCGCCAAACTGGTACAAGACTATCCCATCAAATCCTGTTCCGTGATTGCCCATATTCGTCAGGCGAATCGCGGTGAAGTGGCATTGGAAAATACCCATCCCTTTACGCGTGAGCTGTGGGGACGTAACTGGACGTACGCCCATAACGGACAGCTCAGCGGCTATAAATCGCTGGCAACCGGAAATTTCCGCCCGGTTGGGGAAACCGACAGCGAAAAAGCCTTCTGCTGGCTGCTCCACAAGCTGACGGAGCGTTATCCGCGCACGCCTGGCAATATGACGGCAGTATTTAAATATATCGCGATGTTGGCAGGAGAATTGCGGGAGAAGGGCGTCTTCAACATGCTGTTGTCTGACGGGCGTTATGTGATGGCCTTTTGCTCGACCAATTTGTTTTGGATCACCCGTCGTGCGCCGTTTGGCGTAGCGACACTGTTGGATCAGGATGTGGAAATCGATTTTAGCTCAGAGACCACACCTAATGATGTGGTCACCGTGATTGCCACTCAGCCGCTAACCGGCAATGAAACCTGGCAAAAGATTATGCCAGGCGAGTGGGCATTATTTTGTCTCGGGGAGCGTGTAGTTTGA
- a CDS encoding fimbrial protein — translation MKKMLCALLMAGMACQVQATSGRQDMSNVSGEYGNVRFHGRVYVSPCVLDMASRDQTINLGDISASRFRQSGDRSDPVLVTLYLNGCLKGSGHTLRDFPGQTSEMPELAHSTVERGVSMTLMAEGAPENSDLGRIRGDVRGAGIRLLTERNQLIHLNQPQRMWILKPGDNAIHFLAALESFGPEVTAGEFNGLVRLKLEYL, via the coding sequence ATGAAAAAGATGCTTTGCGCCCTGCTGATGGCGGGCATGGCCTGCCAGGTACAGGCCACAAGTGGCCGTCAGGATATGAGCAACGTATCCGGCGAGTATGGCAACGTCCGCTTTCATGGTCGGGTCTACGTTTCGCCCTGCGTACTGGATATGGCTTCACGCGATCAGACCATCAATCTTGGTGACATTTCCGCCAGTCGGTTTCGCCAGAGCGGCGATCGTAGCGATCCGGTGTTGGTGACGCTGTACCTGAACGGCTGCTTAAAAGGCTCCGGTCATACCTTGAGGGATTTCCCCGGACAGACCAGCGAAATGCCTGAACTGGCGCACAGCACGGTGGAACGCGGCGTTTCGATGACGCTGATGGCCGAAGGCGCACCGGAAAATAGCGATCTTGGGCGTATTCGCGGTGATGTGCGAGGTGCGGGCATTCGGCTACTGACCGAACGCAACCAGTTGATCCATCTGAATCAACCGCAACGCATGTGGATCCTCAAACCGGGCGATAACGCCATTCACTTTCTGGCCGCACTGGAGTCTTTTGGGCCAGAGGTAACTGCCGGAGAATTTAACGGCCTGGTCAGACTTAAGCTGGAGTATCTATGA
- a CDS encoding fimbrial protein, translated as MRFTVLFASSVLLLGGMAQADTKLVGGDMYFHGTIRALACSLAPGGDKIEVDFKQIATQDLYLSGRSKPEKFSIQLRDCNPEVFRGISVTFSGREDAELADHLALDSSEQGGASGIGIGMSEEDGTAIRLDESTSVKEITEGSMTLNFLAWVAAEPSAIKNQSLEYGPFSASGTWTLNYQ; from the coding sequence ATGAGATTCACGGTGTTATTCGCGAGCAGTGTGTTACTGCTTGGCGGCATGGCGCAGGCCGATACCAAACTGGTCGGCGGCGATATGTATTTTCACGGCACCATCAGAGCGTTGGCCTGCAGCCTTGCACCGGGAGGCGACAAAATCGAGGTCGATTTCAAGCAAATCGCGACACAGGATCTCTACCTCTCGGGGCGCAGTAAGCCGGAAAAATTCAGCATCCAGTTACGCGACTGCAACCCTGAGGTTTTTCGTGGGATCTCGGTTACCTTCAGCGGTCGTGAGGATGCGGAGCTCGCCGATCATCTGGCGCTGGATAGCAGTGAACAAGGCGGCGCGTCAGGGATCGGTATTGGGATGAGCGAAGAGGACGGCACGGCAATTCGCCTTGATGAGAGCACGTCAGTTAAAGAGATAACTGAAGGCTCGATGACGCTGAATTTTTTAGCGTGGGTCGCGGCAGAACCGTCGGCGATAAAAAATCAGTCTCTCGAATACGGTCCGTTCAGCGCCAGTGGGACCTGGACACTGAACTACCAGTAA